The following is a genomic window from Pseudoalteromonas arctica A 37-1-2.
ATATGGATACTCAAGCACGCGGGCGCATGAGACAGCTTTTAACTAGCGAGCGAAGTGCGCTCAAAGACATTGATGAGCTTGAACTTGAAAGTCGAATTAATGTTATTTTTTCGATGATGGCAGGGTTATTACTTAGAAAGTTACTCTACCCTGAGCTCACCGAAGAAACGGTACTAATAGCGCTTCGCCCGGCGATGAAAACATTACTGATGCCATTTGATAAAGCGCAGTAACGCTCAAAATAAATAACCAAAAGTAAGCTAGCCAATACTTTGGCTAGCTTTTTTATTTTAGTCTATTTAAAATCGCTCGATTGACCACTGAAGTGCAATGATTGCGATAGCAACGGAGCCCATTGGCATTAACCACTTTTTATACCAAGTGTAGTGTCGTACATAAATGAGTATTGGTAAGGCTACTAGTAAGATACTAAGTTGACCGATTTCGACGCCTAAATTAAACGCCAATATACTAAGCAGTTGATAGTCGCTCGACAAGCCAAGTTCGCCAAGTACGCTCGCAAATCCCATCCCATGTAGTAAACCAAAAGCAAAAGTAAGCCAACCTAAACGAAGTACCAACGGCCACACATTATTTAATGCTGCAAATAAAACCGATATAGCAATTCCAAGCTCTACCCAGCGGCTATTTGGTGATACAAAGTTCATAGCTGTTGCGGTAAGCGTAATAGAGTGCGCAAGCGTAAACGCGGTTACTATCCATGCTGTGTGTTTAATAATTTGTTTTTTAGAGCTAATACCTTGCCATGCTTTATCGCTGCGTTTTAAAACACAGGTAAGTAACAGGGCGATTAAAAATAAAATATGATCAATACCAATCCAAATATGTAAAACACCCTGATACACGTATTGATTAAACGTACTTAAATAACTTGTTTGCTCAAAGCTGAACGTTTGTTGTGCCTCGTTGATATTAAATACACGAGATACACCGTTTATATTTACGATGGATTTATGATTGGCATCGGTATTAAAAAAAGCAGAATAGGAAAGGGAGATTGCTTCATTGTCATCACAACTAAACAGCAGCGGAATCACCAAATAAGGCTGGTTAAAATGGTTATCTAGTTGATAGATACCTTCACTTTTTATAAGGCATGATTGCGCGTTTTGCGTGATATTTAAATTTTCTTCAATGAAGTTATTAATTGAGCTGCGTTTTGCTTTTATTTCTGCCCACGAAATTTGCCCGTTTTTATCTAAATCCAGAGGCACTGCGTGCTCTAAGTCGGCTATATTTATTTGCCAAGTACCCATGTATTGGTTTTTGTTGGTGTCGTTATTGTTCTCGCTATTTAAGGTTATATAACTTGTACTTAGTTGATGGGCAAAGCTGTAAGTTGAAAAAATGCACAGCATTAAAGTGAGTATAAATAGATAAGGCGTTTTCATAGTGTGTCTCGTTGCATCGCTTTTGCTTGAGTAAGTAATTGCTCATCGGTGCTCATTTTAGCCTGTTGCCAATTAATATGAGCCCAGTAAAGTGCTTTTTCGCGATTTGGTTGTACATCAAGGTAATATTTAGCTAAGTCACTTGCATGAAAAGAATCTTTACGAAGCTCTCGTAGTGTAACTCTTTGCGCCATTGTATTTTGCCATTTTTTATCGCGTTTATTTAGTTTTTTTTCTGCGATTGAAAGTCTTAGCAAAATAGCATCCTCTAAATTACTTTTATCAGGAAGCAGTACGCTTAATGTATTTAATACTTGTTGTGGTTGATTTAGAGCAATTTGAATATCGGCCCATAAAACAATAAGGCTCACAGGGGCTTGAACTAAATCTACACTTTGTAAGTGAGACAACGCTTGTTTGTAGTTATTTAAACGGTAGCTCATTTCACTTAAAACATGGTTTGTAGCTAGGCTAGTTTGATTATTATTTATAATTTTTACTAATGCTTGGTAGCTGTCTAAAACGCTTTCATGTTGGCTTTGTACATCGAGTACACAGGTGCTAGCAGTAATAGTGCTTACTTGCCCAATTAAGGCTACGCAGTGTTTTTTTGCTTGTGCGAACTTACCTTGAGTCATAAATATATTGGCTAGCAATAAATGGCTATTACTATGTTTTGGCTCTTTAATCAAAACGTTGTTAGCAATATCAATAGCTTCGTCAAAAAGGTGCTCTTTTTGTAAAACGCGAGCATATAAGTAACCAATTTGAGATGAGGGTGTTTGTTTATATAGCTGGGCTAAACGGGTTTTAAGTAGCCCCTGTAAGCGCTCTGTTTGGCCGGCATATTGGCTGTTAGTGACTAATGTATTTATTTCGTCAACAGAGAGGGAAGCACTAAGCGTTGAATTACTGTTAGCAATAACTGCATCATCTTTTGGGGTAAAAGGCGCAGCGCTTAACGCAAGGGGTGTTAGGCATAAAGTAATAAATGCGACGGACTTAAAAATTGATAAATGCATTATAAATATCCTTTGAAAAAAGCCATCCATGGCCTGTCAGCTTAATTACTTGGTTAGTTACCGTTTGTTGAAATTAATCCATCAACATTGGTATCGGTGTTTGTAAACACCCGACCGTTAACAGTTAACGGCTCTGCATTTGGGGCTTGATTAAATGCATCGGTTGCAAATTGAGCAAAGTCGACTTGTAGTGCGTCAATTGTAATGTTCACTGTTGCAGTTACTTGCGAATTAACGCCATCACTTACACCAAACATAAAACTATCTGAACCTGTCACTTCTTTATTCGGTGTATAGGTAAAGTTACCATCGCTATTAACGGTAACAGTTCCGAGAGTTGGCTCACTTGTTAACGAGTAAGTCAGTGAATCGCCATCATTGTCGGTTGCGCTAAGCATATCGGTAATGCTTACTTCAGTTTGTGTAGTTAGTATTGCATCACTTGCTGTAGGCGCTGTGTTTACAACCGGTGTAGGTTGTTTTTTATCGTCATCGCTACTACATGCTCCCAATGTTAATGCACTGAGGAGAACACAAATATGGGTAGTTTTTAAATTACGCATTATTTTACTCCTTATTTAGAGCCAGTAAGTGGTGTTGCAAGGTATGGGAATGATGAATTCATCATTGTTGCATCAATAGGCGCGCCGTCTGTAAATGGGACTGTGCCTGTATTAGCATCCTCTGGTGCACAAAGTCCTAAATCAGTGTCTTCACCATTTACAGGAATAGGATGACATAAACGACCCATCACAACACGAAGTGCAATATCAACCACATCATCACCCGGGCGACGACCATTTGGAAAGCCGGCTAAATCATTACCCGCTACACCAAATGCAGATTGATCAGCTTGCGCTGTTGCTGCAATGCCTGTATTTAAACGTAGCATCTCTGAAGGTGTTACAGTTGCTTGCTGATTAACGCCTGCAAAACCTGTTAAAAATGCAGTGATTAAATCAGTACGCGGGAAGTTTGTGGGTGCCAGTGTTTCTAAGTTTGCGCCAAGGGTCGTATTAACAGCATCTTTAAACAAAATGTTTAATAACTCAGGTAGTGCTGGATGAGATACATAATCTAAAAATTGTGCATCATCTTTAGGGTGAGCAGTAGAGAATGTGTCTTTGTCTTTAATGCCAATTACAAGCTCGTTTACAAGCGGGCTACCCAAGCGTGAAACTTGTGTTAAAGCACCACCATTAACGGCGTTATTAGCAAATTTAGCATTAGGGTTTAATACGCGAGCTTGAGGTAGGCTTGCTGTTGTCCACGAACCTATTACGCCGTTACCTTCACCTACAACACAACTTTTAGGAATTTCGATAGCGATTGACGTTACGTTTTTATCTGCAAGGTCGTCGTTATCAGCTGATTGTGTTATACCACCTGGAAAACCACCGCCGTCACCAGCACCAGGGGCGCTATCACCCTCTACAGGTACATAGTTAACTAAATCAAATGTTTTACCTAGGTTAACTACAAATGGGTCTTTACGTTGTCCTACAAAAACTTGTGCCATGCTTTCACAGTTAGGAATTGAAACCTGATACACAAATTGGTCAGCGTAAGTTTGGTAATCGCTCATTGAACCAAATGTTTTATTGCCCACATAATCAAGTGGTTTAGAAAATGTACTTGAGTTTGATGCTGTGTTGTTTAATACCGTTGTTTCGCCAGTACGCTGCGCGCCGCGAATCATGCTCATTGTGTATGATTCACTAAAATTTGCAGCGCTGTCATCACCGGCAGATACACCGCCTACATTTTTAAGCGGTACAGACACGGTGCGTTGATTACCTTCAGGTCCAACAGTTAATTGCACACCTTGGTTATCATTAGGAAGCATGCTTTTAAAGTTAAACGCAAATGTAATATCTTCAACAGCATCGCCGTCGTTATCTATATGAATGCTGTAGGTGGCATCTGGGTCCATTGCAAAGTAATTAGGACCGCCGTAGGCGTCTTGCAGCGGGATATAGTTAGCAATTAATGTTACAAAATCATCACGACCTTGCTCGTAACTATTAAATACATAAAAATCGGTTGAATCTAAAGTCGGGAAACGGCTTATATTTGGCGCTTCTCTGTGGCTTGATGCTTCACTTGGTGCACTTACAAACGTACTACATATTACTACTGCGAGTATTGATGGAGTTAAAGCTTTCATGACTTTGTCCTTTAGTTTTGATTGAAGTCATAGCTAATAACGGGGCAGGATTTAAATTGGATGCAAAAAAGTTAAATTATTTTTATTTATTGTTAATAAAGTTTTGAAGAAGGTTGGCTGCTTTATGTAAGCAGCCAACTTTGGTCATAATAGTAGGGTTATAAAAGTACTAGCTCTGTGGTGTAAAGCACTTCAGTAGGAGAACCATTTTGTGAGCCGCCAATAGGTTCTAAGCTCACTGCTAGCAATGCAATATCACTTGCGTTAAAACGGTTATCTTTTAATAATATTTTACTGCCTTGCTTGGGAAGTAAACCCAATGAAATAGGTGCATCTTGACCTTTTAAAATCATCCACAACTCATAATCTTTATTAGTTTGGGCAACCAATTGGCTACTGGCTTTAATTGAGAGCCCTTGCTCGCTTACATCAATAAACCATAATGATTGTTTATCTTGATTTTGAACCAAAGCAATTTGTTGAGTGTGCATAACATTGGTACTAGGTTGAATAACCAAAAAGGCTAAAACAATACACGCAGCAGTTGCCACAAAAGACCATGTACGCCAAATTGAAGGCTTGGTATGTATGACTGTTTTACTTGTTTGTGGCCTGTTTTCAATACGCTGTAGTATATTGACCCATACATCGTCACGTGGTGTTTGCGGTGTAATAGCACTCGCTAAGTTGTTTAGGTTTTGCTCCCATATATTTGTTGCTTCACGTGCTTGATTTGAGTTAAGTAACAGACGCTGAAAACGCTTACGGGCAAGCCCTCTAAGTGTGCCAAGCACGTACTGCCCAGCAAGCGCGTCTAATAGTTCGGGTTTATTATAATTCATAATGTTAAACACCTTTGTAGCTGCATAAGACCACGCCTGATCCAGCTTTTAACTGTACCTAATGGCGTTTCTATATGATCAACTAGCTCGCTATGACTCAGCCCCTTATAATAAGCTAAGTGAATAGCTTGTTTTTGTTGCGGCTCAAGCTGTTCGATACAATTAACCAGTTTTGTTTCTTCATCGTAATTAACGTCAACACTTTCATTTTCATATTCGTCATCGCCTAATGACTGCTCTTTTCGTACTTTGTGATAGCGTAGTGAGTCAAGACTTCTATACCTAACTATACTTATCATCCAACTAATAACGGTGCCTTTAGAGGCGTTATATTCAGATGCGTTATGCCAAATTTTTATAAAAGCGTCTTGTAGTGCCTCTTCCGCGTAAGCTCTGTTAGTGAGCATATTTAAACTAATGGCAAAAAGTTTGCCGCTAGTTTGTTGATATAAACTTGAGAAAGCATTTTTGTCTCCTTGTGCTGTTGCGCACAAAAGAGGGAGTAAATCATCGTTATCCATAGGGGTCCTGTTTTTCTTATTATCATTGAGTAAACGGTTGAGAGTGTGATTTGGATGCAAAAAATTTAATTGATTTTTAGATTAGCTGTTTTATACGTTAGTACAAGCAATAACCGATCAGTGTTTGAAATTTAGACGTATAAGTATAATTTATTCACATGCTTGTAAAAAATGCACAAAGAGCAGATTGCACTTAAATTTATTTTATTATTAACATTATATATCAATGGCTTATGATTTTAATTTGAATTTAAAATGCCATTTATATGGCGTGATATTTGCAAAAGAGTACATAAAGCCGTTTAAATTAAAATTAGAAAATCGGAATCATTTACACAAAGGAGAGACTATGTGGGCTGCAATTGGTTATTCACTTTTAGCATTACTACTTATTTTTATTGGTTGGGAAGTAAACTCTGTTTACTTTGCTATTGTTTTTTATTGGACTGCACTGTCACTTTTATTAGTGAGTACCGCATATATTTTTAATACAGCAAAAATATTTAGAAAACGTGAAAATGGGGTGATCCCATTTTATATACGTTGGGCGTTTGTGCCATTTTTATTTGGTGTGCAAATTTATAATGCCTGGTCACGTAAGCGCGATAAAGTGCCGCCAATTCAAAAAATAAACGAAAACCTATTTTTAGCTTGCCGATTATTTCCCTCAGACATAGACACATTAAAAGATAACGGAATTACGGCAATTTTAGATGTTACGTGTGAATTTGATGGACTCGAGTGGAGTTCAACACAAGAGAATATAAATTACTTAAACATTCCGGTGCTCGATCATAGTATTCCTACCCATTCTCAGTTAAATCAGGCTATTAATTGGATACATCATCATATTAAAGAAAACCGTCGCGTAGTTGTACATTGTGCTTTAGGCCGTGGGCGCTCTGTTTTTGTAATGGCGGCTTATTTATTGAGTCAAAACAAAAATGCAGATGTACATGAAGTACTTGCACAAATAAAGGAAACCCGCGAAACCGCAAACTTAAATAAGCATCAGCTGCGTCATTTAGCTAAGCGTCATAAAAAAGGCGAATTACTGATTAAAAACAAAGCAGTTTTAATTGCAAATCCAGTATCTGGTACACGATTATGGCAAGAAAAAGAGCACTTAATTGTTGCGCGGTTATCGGCCTATTACGATTTAAAAGTACTTACTACTTCACAAGACGTAAACGGTATTGAGCTGGCTAAACAAGCGATTACGCAAAAACCAGACATGATAATAGCGTGTGGAGGCGATGGTACAGTGGCCGAAGTTGCAAGCGTACTTGTAAATACACAATGTAAGCTAGGTATTATACCAATGGGGACTGCAAACGCACTTGCGCATGTGTTGATGGGGATTAGCTCTAAATTTATTCCTGTTGAACAAGCTTGTGACTTAATTATAGATGGTCAAACAAGCACAATAGATACCGCTTATTGTAATAACGAATTAGTACTACTACTCGCGGGTATTGGTTTTGAGCAATCTATGATAGAAAAAGCAGATAGAGAGTCGAAAAATAAGTCGGGGCAACTTGCCTATTTAAATGGCTTTTTTGAAGCGTTTGGCGAGCAAAAATCACAGTTACTTAGTGTGAAACTCGATGATAATGAGCCGAAAGAAATATGTACAAATAGCTTTATTGTGGCTAATGCTGCGCCTTTTACAACGTTATTGGCTCAAGGTGGTGGGCAGCCAAATCATAGTGACGGGCTTCTTGATGTGAATTGGCTAACACCAAATAATGAAAATTCTACGACAATATTGAGTATTGCAGAACTGATGTTTAGCAGTTTAACGCAAACACATTTAGCTATAAATTCGCATCATACAAATGCTAAAAGAGTCGAGGTGACAGGCGAAGGAGAGCTTAAGTACGTACTTGACGGTGAAGTTAAAACTGCTCACAAACTCGTTATTACTATTGAGCCGGCCTCATTAAATGTGATTTGCAAAGAGCAATAAATCGCGCTAATTACAATCAAAAAAGGAGCTAAATTAGCTCCTTTTTTACATCATTTTTTAATTGATGGCCAAACAAACCCTGTTGTATCCGGCGCTTGAGAAGATGTTTCTCTCGGCGCACTTTTTGGTCTACGAATAGGTTTGTTATTTATAGTGTGAATATAAAGTGCTTCCACTTTATCGCGAGCCCAAGGCGTTTTACGCAAAAACTTTAAACTCGATTTAATGCTCGGTTGATCAGTAAAGCATTTGATTTTTACTTGCTCGCCAAGTGTTCTCCAGCCAAGTCGCTGTTCTAACTCAACAAGTATTTGTTCTAACGTTACCCCATGTAAAGGGTTTTTAGGTTGATTATCCATAGCCATACTACTTATTTAAACTGCGTGCATTGTAGCTCAAATCATCTTTTAGCGCTAATTCACAGTGATTGTTTTAGGAGCTGTTGGGTAAATAGCATTACCCTGTTTATCTATTTTAAGCCAAATGAGTTGGCTGTTACTGTGCTGGGGTGTTTTAGCACCGCACAAAAGTGTAAATGAGTGAATTTGTATTAATGCGCCTTCGCTATAGCGTTTGTTGTCGTACCAACAGTTTGATTCTTCATTTACAAACTGGTTTGCATCAATAATTGAATGGGTTTTAAGGGTTGTTGCTTCACTAAGTATTGAATACGATAAGCTGCTAAAACAAAAGCATAGAATTAAAAAGTTACGCATTAGAGGCCTTTAAATAGGGAGGGTTAAAAATAATACATTAAGCTAAAAAACGTGCTAGTGTAAAGTACACAAAGTGATTTTAATTATAAACTTAGTTACTCACAGAACAACTTGGATTCAAATAAAAAGGTGCACACAATGCAATTTAATCAAACAATGATCGAAGAATTCACACTATTAGCGAAGTTTCCTCGCGACAGTAAAATGCAGGGTATTAAATTACACTCAGACGCAGAGCCAAGCTTACTTAGTGCAGCGCAACGTTTATTTGAAAAAGGGATTATAGATAGCCCAGATGGCGGATATTTAACTGATCTGGGCTTAGATTTAATTGAGCACATTACGGTTATTCATAGTGCGCTACAAAGCTAGCTAACCTGAACTCTAGTTAGTTACTGAACTAGCTTAATTTGCATCGGGTTGATTTTGCGGTGCAGCATCATTAAATGCAGCTAATTTATTACAGTGTTCGTAAATAGCTGCAATTTTTGGATAAGCGCTCATATTTACGTTAAAACGAATTGCATTAAATACTTGCGGCACTAAACAAATGTCAGCAAGTGTTGGTTGATTACCAAAACAGTAGTCATCATTTTCGTTTAGCATCAGTTCTATTTTTTCAAAACCAACTTCTATCCAATGTCGATACCACTTATTTTTAGCCTCGTCATCAACACCTAATTCGTTCGATAAATACTTCAGCACGCGTAAATTATTAACAGGATGAATATCGCAGGCAATGGCAAAGCTTAAATTTCTTATTTGTGCTTTTTGCCACGCAGTTCCTGTAATTAATGGCGATTGCGGATAAGTTTCATCAAGCCATTCCAGTATTGCAAGCGATTGTGCTAAAACACCATTATCGGTTTTAAGTGCAGGTAGTAAGCCTTGCGGATTAGTCGCTAAGTATTCTTCCCCAAGCTGCTCCGATTTTAAAAGGTTAACAATAGCAAGTTCATGATCAATTGCTTTTAAGTTAAGCGCTATACGCACCCTATAGGCCGCTGATGAGCGAAAGTAGCTGTATAATTTCATAATTAATCCTGTGAACCTGTAAATTGTTTTTTAATAGTACGCCAGCAATCGGTGTAGTTTGGTTGGCGTTCCCTACCTTCTAATGCATATTTTGTCGGTGAAATTATATAGCGCGACTCAAACATAAAGGCCAATGTGTTTTCGTATTTTTGTGGTGTAAGCTCAGCGTTTGAGGCTTTTTCAAATACGTCGGCTTCAGGTCCATGTGGCGACATACAATTGTGTAAACTTGCACCACCAGGTACAAAACCATGCTCTTTTGCATCATACACACCCTCAATCAAGCCCATAAATTCACTCATAATATTGCGGTGATAATACGGCGGGCGGAATGTATTTTCGGCTACCATCCAACGTGGTGGAAATATCACAAAATCGACATTTGCCATACCCTCAGTAGCAGAAGGAGAGGTTAGCACAGTGAATATAGATGGGTCGGGATGATCAAAACTTACTGTATTCATCACATTAAAACGCGATAAGTCGTATTTATAGGGGGAGCTGTTACCCGTCCATGCAACCACATCAAAAGGAGAGTGCTTAATTTCACAGCTAAATAAATTACCGTTGAATTTAGATACAAGCTCAAAGTCACCTTCTTTATCTTCAAAGGCAGCAACGGGGTATTGAAAGTCTCTGTCGTTGGCGTAACCGTTTGCACCAACAGGTCCTCGCTCTGCAAGCTCTAACGCATGGCCATAATTTTCACAAATATAACCACGGGCTGTATCATCAATTAAATCAACAGCGAACTTAATTCCTCTGGGAATTACAGCAATTTCACCTGGTTTAATGCTTAACTTACCGCACTCGGTGTGAATTAATAACTCACCTTGCTGAGGGACAAACAACATTTCGCCATCGGCATTGCAAAAGTAACGTCCTTGCATTGACTGATTAGCGACATATACATGAATGCCAATACCAGATTGCCCATTAGCACTGCCATTAGCAGCCATAGTTACCAAGCCATCAATAAAATCAGTAGGATGTGAAGGCATATCAATAGGGTTCCAACGTAGCATTGTTGGTGGTGTTACGGCTTCAGTAATTGGGGCTGTTCTTATTAAGCCGTTATCAATTGCTTGGTAATTACCTTGCACTACAGACGGACGAAGGCGGTAAAACCAAGTGCGGCGATTTGAAGCGCGAGGAGCCGTAAATGCAGTCGAACTAAGTTGCTCGGTGTATAAATCGTATTTGACCTTTTGTGGGCTAAATTGTCCTATTGGCAATGCACCGGGTAGCGCTTGTGTTTCAAATTCATTACCAAAACCTGTCATATAACTTAATTGTGTCGCCATTACTGACTCCTGTGAGAGGGGGGTGGTTTAATATTATTTTTATTTCAGTTAAGATACTCTCAAGTGAGACTAATATCAAATGTGCAACTATGCATCTGCGTAAATATTAATGAACACCAAAGTAAACCTTACAAAGCTGGGATAACTAAAAATGAAAATTGATTTAGCAACGTTTTTACCTTATCAATTAACGAATGTAGCAACACGTGTAAGTAACGACTTTGCCGAGGTTTATCAAACTAAGTACGGTTTAAATATTCCCCAGTGGCGAATACTTGCTAATTTAGCGCAGTATGGCCAAAGCAACGCAAAGGATTTATGCACGCAAGCAAATATGGACAAGTCGACAGTGTCGCGCGCGGTAAAAGTTTTAATAGATAAAGGTTTAGTTAGAAGTGAGCTAAATGAGCAAGACAAACGCGCAGCATTACTTGTGCTGAGCCAAGTAGGGCAAAACTTATATGAAAATATAGCGCCCGATGCACTAAATTGGGAAAAACAGTTACTGAGCACTTTAACCAACGAAGAATACGAAGTGCTAGTGAGTATTTTTGAAAAGTTAAATAACAAATTAAAGGCATAAAAAAGCCCACCAAAGTGGGCTTTTAAAAGATGTTTTAGGTTACAGTTCTAAATTAGAAATCGTATTTGATACCTACTCGCATTTCCCAAAGAGAAGGGTTAACTTCTATACTTGTTCCTGCTGGATTGTTAAAGCTATTGTAAACATATTTACCATCAACAATATCAGCTGTTACGGCACTTTGAAGAGATGAACCGCTTTCTAACACACCCCAGTCATCATTTAACATATTACCAATATTGGCAATAGTAAAGTATGCAGCGCCTTTGTGGCCTTCTTTAAACCCTGCAAACTCTTGTTCTACTTTTAAGTCAAAAGTAACCCACCAATCACCATCAATACTATTTCGCTCTAGTATTTCACCGCGGCTCAGACCTTCACTACTAATCCAATCATTAAATGCTGTTAAATCAAAATCAGGTCCATAGCTAACAGTGCTATCGTCAACCGTTGGTACATATAATAATTGACGAGCATTATCATTATATCCAAAAGTGAAATTATTTTCATTTTCGAATGAGTAAGAATACGGCGATGTTTTCGATGCTTGGCCAAATAAGTTAAATTTAGTGTCATAACCGTCAAATAGCTCATAGCTATAAGCTAATGACATCGTGAAGCGATGTGGAATCTCATAATTTGATGTAGCAACACCTGGGTTTTCTGAGTCAGAAACAGCAATCCCATGGTAATTAGAGAATGCCACAGAGCTTGTCATTGGATGTACGTCTTTAGACTCTGTATAAGCATATGAAAGAGATAGATCAATTCCATTATCAAACGATTTACTCATACCAAATGATAATATATGAGAGTATGCATCGTCACCATCAACGTTTGTTAACAGGAAGTCTGAACCACCATTATAAATAAGGCGTCCATCAGGGGCCGTTCCAGTTTGTTCATATGCTAAATTTTGAACAATCGCTGAGTTTCTCTTATCAGTGTATAAATAATCTACGTTAAATACATAGTTATCTTCAGTGATATAGGTACCACCTAGTGAAAACTTCCACTCTGATGGAATTTCAAAATCAGGGTCAGTAACATTTACATCAGCATCTGCACCACCTAGCCCTACAGTATCATATAAACTTTGAGGAATATCGTAGCCAGGTTGACCATTGCCATTAAATGCTATCGTGTCAGCACCTAAGATTTGTAAATCGT
Proteins encoded in this region:
- a CDS encoding MarR family winged helix-turn-helix transcriptional regulator, encoding MKIDLATFLPYQLTNVATRVSNDFAEVYQTKYGLNIPQWRILANLAQYGQSNAKDLCTQANMDKSTVSRAVKVLIDKGLVRSELNEQDKRAALLVLSQVGQNLYENIAPDALNWEKQLLSTLTNEEYEVLVSIFEKLNNKLKA
- the hmgA gene encoding homogentisate 1,2-dioxygenase, producing the protein MATQLSYMTGFGNEFETQALPGALPIGQFSPQKVKYDLYTEQLSSTAFTAPRASNRRTWFYRLRPSVVQGNYQAIDNGLIRTAPITEAVTPPTMLRWNPIDMPSHPTDFIDGLVTMAANGSANGQSGIGIHVYVANQSMQGRYFCNADGEMLFVPQQGELLIHTECGKLSIKPGEIAVIPRGIKFAVDLIDDTARGYICENYGHALELAERGPVGANGYANDRDFQYPVAAFEDKEGDFELVSKFNGNLFSCEIKHSPFDVVAWTGNSSPYKYDLSRFNVMNTVSFDHPDPSIFTVLTSPSATEGMANVDFVIFPPRWMVAENTFRPPYYHRNIMSEFMGLIEGVYDAKEHGFVPGGASLHNCMSPHGPEADVFEKASNAELTPQKYENTLAFMFESRYIISPTKYALEGRERQPNYTDCWRTIKKQFTGSQD